A single genomic interval of Carassius carassius chromosome 24, fCarCar2.1, whole genome shotgun sequence harbors:
- the LOC132103689 gene encoding transmembrane protein 74-like — protein sequence MASVELLYIDNRGGRPDPPRVLDWSSSPLHVHRLSSSVEEASPTLKAPACEGQCNSAPRTAPIRGQHGQHRHQPLEKVRVCCDEELETSFAYIDENVNLRLATPDTSEKSDKSAHRATVLHDSSSEIRPEGLQELSLMSDVDLSSESSGKSVDYGFISAVTFLITGISLVIISYTVPRDVRVNTDNVSAREMERLENESARIGAHLDKCVIAGLCFLTLGGVVLSTLLMISMWKGEMYRRKAFAYSKHSAKLYGSINLRTRSSPSCSLSPHSLVEEENGNAIS from the coding sequence ATGGCCTCGGTGGAGTTACTCTACATAGATAATAGAGGGGGAAGACCTGATCCTCCCAGAGTACTGGATTGGTCTTCAAGCCCACTTCATGTTCACAGGCTAAGCAGTTCAGTGGAAGAAGCTTCTCCCACTCTGAAGGCGCCTGCCTGTGAGGGACAGTGTAATTCAGCACCAAGGACGGCTCCCATCAGAGGACAGCATGGCCAGCACCGGCACCAGCCCCTAGAGAAGGTCAGGGTGTGTTGTGACGAGGAGCTGGAGACCTCGTTCGCATACATCGATGAAAATGTCAATCTCAGGTTGGCCACACCAGACACAAGTGAGAAAAGTGACAAAAGTGCTCACCGTGCGACTGTGCTCCATGATTCCTCAAGCGAAATCCGTCCCGAGGGCCTCCAGGAGTTGTCACTGATGTCTGACGTTGACCTCAGCTCAGAGAGTTCTGGGAAATCCGTGGATTATGGATTCATCAGTGCAGTCACATTCCTCATCACGGGGATCTCGCTTGTGATCATATCGTACACGGTCCCTCGTGACGTCAGAGTGAACACCGACAATGTCTCTGCACGTGAAATGGAAAGACTCGAGAACGAGAGCGCCAGGATAGGTGCGCACCTTGACAAGTGTGTTATTGCCGGCCTTTGCTTTCTCACCTTAGGCGGAGTGGTGCTATCCACTTTGCTAATGATTTCAATGTGGAAGGGTGAGATGTACAGGAGGAAAGCCTTTGCTTATTCAAAGCACTCTGCAAAGCTCTATGGTTCGATTAATTTAAGAACAAGATCGAGTCCCAGCTGCTCATTGTCACCGCATAGTTTGGTCGAGGAGGAGAATGGCAATGCCATTAGTTGA